One region of Quercus lobata isolate SW786 chromosome 2, ValleyOak3.0 Primary Assembly, whole genome shotgun sequence genomic DNA includes:
- the LOC115976768 gene encoding uncharacterized protein LOC115976768 isoform X5, with product MAGNDPQRQLLTLIRDFASEKSQGERRVVGLKKRIEELRYELDTANAELEDAKRAKETAEQELKGYEVELTMNEASIQALEARISLIQDEVSTIGYDVEALKNTEGALRDEFISQMVELNARIRKFHQETMTCDVHHENHVGMATETKDKHVMEVTEVDPKTSEDTLAHIISQTTKEEEEFQAELNFQKQVQQDLIDFEKKVSLMEVIMKVKKAVDDITMQSDELEFKFASLREELQRSFICPSCHLDNVEALSGFDQVKLSLAT from the exons ATGGCGGGAAATGATCCTCAGAGGCAGCTCCTAACCCTAATTCGCGATTTCGCATCTGAAAAATCGCAAGGAG AGCGAAGAGTAGTTGGCTTGAAAAAGCGAATCGAAGAACTTCGATATGAGCTCGACACAGCAAATGCGGAGCTTGAAGATGCCAAGCGCGCAAAAGAAACCGCTGAGCAAGAGCTTAAAGGCTACGAAGTTGAATTGACTATGAACGAAGCTTCGATTCAAGCCCTAGAG GCAAGGATTTCTCTGATTCAGGACGAAGTATCCACCATTGGATATGATGTGGAAGCTCTGAAG AATACTGAAGGAGCTTTGCG AGATGAGTTTATAAGCCAAATGGTTGAGCTCAACGCTAGGATAAG GAAATTTCACCAAGAGACAATGACTTGTGATGTACACCATGAAAATCATGTTGGAATGGCAACAG AAACCAAAGACAAACACGTGATGGAAGTCACTGAAGTAGATCCAAAGACTTCTGAGGACACATTGGCCCATATAATATCCCAAACAactaaagaggaagaagaattCCAAGCAGAGCTGAATTTTCAAAAGCAG GTCCAGCAGgatttgattgattttgagAAGAAGGTGTCTCTGATGGAAGTGATAATGAAAGTAAAGAAAGCAGTAGATGACATAACAAT GCAGAGTGATGAATTGGAATTTAAGTTTGCTTCCCTCAGAGAGGAGTTGCAGAGGAGTTTTATTTGTCCGAGTTGTCATTTAGATAATGTGGAGGCTCTGAGTGGATTTGATCAG GTCAAACTATCACTTGCAACCTAG
- the LOC115971737 gene encoding uncharacterized protein LOC115971737 has product MNPEKESENEKSSSENAAPLWKYVTRLEKASVGGGNVSFRCNYCEKFFKGSYSRVKAHLLKLPKFGIQACAKVGDEYQNEMQKLEDAFEESSRRLKKPKLVSLPTDSPTSPNLDSRESSTATSHPFFQKKKGVGIGNSPLERAFNNQCREQLDCLIARTFYSAGLPFHFAKNPYWIEMIKFAANNNLAGYVPPGYNKLRTTLLQKEKAHIEKLLRAIKDTWKEKGLSIVSDGWTDVQKRPLINFMATSQKGPIFIKSIDGTKEYKDKHFIADLFLKVVGEVGPQHVVQIITDNASVMKAAGSIVEAEYPHIFWSPCVVHTLNLALKNICAPKYSLQNEDAYNECNWIAQVSDEATFIRIFITNHSMRLAIFNSYSPLKLLAVAETRFASIIIMLKRLFQVKQNLRNMVVSEEWMSYREDDVGKAQTVRDYILNDLWWDKVEYILRFTEPIYEMLRVADTDAPILHKVYEMWDSMIENVKKEIYQHEGKEDYEESPFYDVVHNILIERWTKNCTPLHCLAHSLNPKYYTIKWIEEVRGRVAPHKDAEISVERNKCLKRIFPDPDDRQKVNVEFGLFNSLQVYDEDNMEDRWNYNPMLWWSTYGSTLPILQTLALKLLEQPCSSSCAERNWSTYGFIHSMRRNRITPKRAEDLVFVHSNLRLLSRRRPEYNSGESKKWDIGGDNWDEPFGGPGLLEVAYLTLDEPEMETSIVENNDYVDDDDVVVL; this is encoded by the exons ATGAATCCTGAAAAAGAAAGTGAGAATGAGAAATCATCTTCTGAGAATGCTGCTCCTCTATGGAAATATGTTACTAGATTAGAAAAAGCAAGTGTTGGTGGTGGGAATGTTTCTTTTAGATGTaactattgtgaaaaattttTTAAGGGGTCTTATTCAAGGGTGAAGGCACACTTGTTAAAATTGCCTAAGTTTGGAATACAAGCATGTGCCAAGGTTGGAGATGAGTATCAAAATGAAATGCAGAAATTAGAAGATGCATTTGAGGAATCTTCGCGTAGATTGAAGAAGCCTAAGTTAGTGTCTTTACCAACTGATTCTCCTACTAGTCCTAATTTGGATAGTAGGGAGAGTAGTACAGCTACAAGTCAtccatttttccaaaaaaaaaaaggggttgggATTGGGAATTCTCCTTTGGAGAGGGCTTTTAACAATCAATGTCGAGAGCAATTAGATTGTCTTATTGCTAGGACATTTTACTCTGCTGGCTTACCCTTTCACTTTGCTAAGAACCCGTATTGGATTgagatgatcaagtttgcaGCTAATAATAATTTAGCGGGCTATGTTCCTCCGGGTTACAATAAATTAAGAACAACTTTGTTGCAAAAAGAGAAGGCACATATTGAGAAGTTGTTGAGGGCAATTAAAGACACTTGGAAAGAAAAGGGTTTAAGCATTGTAAGTGATGGGTGGACAGATGTACAAAAAAGGCCACTTATCAATTTTATGGCTACATCACAGAAAGGGCCAATTTTTATCAAATCCATTGATGGTACCAAAGAGTACAAAGACAAGCACTTCATTGCTGACTTGTTTTTAAAGGTTGTTGGTGAGGTTGGGCCTCAACATGTTGTCCAAATTATTACTGATAATGCGTCTGTTATGAAGGCTGCAGGATCTATTGTTGAAGCTGAATATCCTCATATATTTTGGTCACCTTGTGTTGTGCATACTCTCAATTTGGCTTTGAAGAATATATGTGCACCTAAGTACTCTTTGCAGAATGAGGATGCATATAATGAATGTAACTGGATTGCACAAGTTTCAGATGAGGCAACTTTCATTCGTATTTTCATCACAAATCATTCTATGAGATTAGcaatttttaattcatattcTCCTTTGAAGTTACTTGCTGTTGCTGAAACACGATTTGCTTCAATAATTATCATGCTTAAAAGATTgtttcaagtaaaacaaaatcttCGAAATATGGTTGTTAGTGAGGAATGGATGTCATATAGAGAAGATGATGTAGGAAAAGCTCAAACTGTGAGGGATTATATTTTGAATGATTTGTGGTGGGACAAGGTCGAATACATTCTAAGATTCACAGAACCTATTTATGAGATGCTTCGAGTGGCTGACACGGATGCACCTATTCTCCATAAGGTGTATGaaatgtgggattccatgatagaaaatgtgaagaaagaaatataCCAACATGAAGGCAAGGAAGACTATGAGGAGTCTCCATTCTATGATGTGGTACACAATATACTTATTGAACGGTGGACTAAAAATTGCACACCACTTCATTGCCTAGCCCACTCCTTGAATCCAAA GTATTATACTATTAAATGGATTGAGGAAGTTAGAGGCCGTGTTGCACCACATAAGGATGCTGAAATTTCAGTGGAGAGAAACAAGTGTCTCAAAAGGATCTTTCCTGATCCTGATGATAGGCAAAAAGTTAATGTGGAGTTTGGTTTGTTTAACTCATTACAGGTTTATGATGAGGATAACATGGAGGATAGGTGGAACTACAATCCAATGCTTTGGTGGTCAACTTATGGGTCTACTTTACCAATACTTCAAACTTTAGCTCTAAAACTTCTTGAACAGCCTTGCTCATCATCATGTGCTGAGAGGAATTGGAGTACCTATGGCTTCATCCATTCTATGAGGAGGAATAGAATTACTCCTAAACGTGCTGAAGATTTAGTGTTTGTTCATTCTAATCTTCGACTTCTTTCAAGGAGGAGGCCCGAGTACAATAGTGGAGAATCTAAGAAGTGGGACATTGGTGGAGATAATTGGGATGAGCCATTTGGAGGACCTGGGTTGCTTGAGGTTGCTTATCTCACACTAGATGAGCCAGAGATGGAGACAAGTATTGTTGAGAATAATGAttatgttgatgatgatgatgttgttgttcTTTGA
- the LOC115976768 gene encoding uncharacterized protein LOC115976768 isoform X3 — protein MAGNDPQRQLLTLIRDFASEKSQGERRVVGLKKRIEELRYELDTANAELEDAKRAKETAEQELKGYEVELTMNEASIQALEARISLIQDEVSTIGYDVEALKVLNTEGALRDEFISQMVELNARIRKFHQETMTCDVHHENHVGMATGDSIETKDKHVMEVTEVDPKTSEDTLAHIISQTTKEEEEFQAELNFQKQVQQDLIDFEKKVSLMEVIMKVKKAVDDITMQSDELEFKFASLREELQRSFICPSCHLDNVEALSGFDQVDVAN, from the exons ATGGCGGGAAATGATCCTCAGAGGCAGCTCCTAACCCTAATTCGCGATTTCGCATCTGAAAAATCGCAAGGAG AGCGAAGAGTAGTTGGCTTGAAAAAGCGAATCGAAGAACTTCGATATGAGCTCGACACAGCAAATGCGGAGCTTGAAGATGCCAAGCGCGCAAAAGAAACCGCTGAGCAAGAGCTTAAAGGCTACGAAGTTGAATTGACTATGAACGAAGCTTCGATTCAAGCCCTAGAG GCAAGGATTTCTCTGATTCAGGACGAAGTATCCACCATTGGATATGATGTGGAAGCTCTGAAGGTACTG AATACTGAAGGAGCTTTGCG AGATGAGTTTATAAGCCAAATGGTTGAGCTCAACGCTAGGATAAG GAAATTTCACCAAGAGACAATGACTTGTGATGTACACCATGAAAATCATGTTGGAATGGCAACAGGTGATAGCATTG AAACCAAAGACAAACACGTGATGGAAGTCACTGAAGTAGATCCAAAGACTTCTGAGGACACATTGGCCCATATAATATCCCAAACAactaaagaggaagaagaattCCAAGCAGAGCTGAATTTTCAAAAGCAG GTCCAGCAGgatttgattgattttgagAAGAAGGTGTCTCTGATGGAAGTGATAATGAAAGTAAAGAAAGCAGTAGATGACATAACAAT GCAGAGTGATGAATTGGAATTTAAGTTTGCTTCCCTCAGAGAGGAGTTGCAGAGGAGTTTTATTTGTCCGAGTTGTCATTTAGATAATGTGGAGGCTCTGAGTGGATTTGATCAGGTAGACGTGGCAAACTGA
- the LOC115976768 gene encoding uncharacterized protein LOC115976768 isoform X4 translates to MAGNDPQRQLLTLIRDFASEKSQGERRVVGLKKRIEELRYELDTANAELEDAKRAKETAEQELKGYEVELTMNEASIQALEARISLIQDEVSTIGYDVEALKVLNTEGALRDEFISQMVELNARIRKFHQETMTCDVHHENHVGMATETKDKHVMEVTEVDPKTSEDTLAHIISQTTKEEEEFQAELNFQKQVQQDLIDFEKKVSLMEVIMKVKKAVDDITMQSDELEFKFASLREELQRSFICPSCHLDNVEALSGFDQVKLSLAT, encoded by the exons ATGGCGGGAAATGATCCTCAGAGGCAGCTCCTAACCCTAATTCGCGATTTCGCATCTGAAAAATCGCAAGGAG AGCGAAGAGTAGTTGGCTTGAAAAAGCGAATCGAAGAACTTCGATATGAGCTCGACACAGCAAATGCGGAGCTTGAAGATGCCAAGCGCGCAAAAGAAACCGCTGAGCAAGAGCTTAAAGGCTACGAAGTTGAATTGACTATGAACGAAGCTTCGATTCAAGCCCTAGAG GCAAGGATTTCTCTGATTCAGGACGAAGTATCCACCATTGGATATGATGTGGAAGCTCTGAAGGTACTG AATACTGAAGGAGCTTTGCG AGATGAGTTTATAAGCCAAATGGTTGAGCTCAACGCTAGGATAAG GAAATTTCACCAAGAGACAATGACTTGTGATGTACACCATGAAAATCATGTTGGAATGGCAACAG AAACCAAAGACAAACACGTGATGGAAGTCACTGAAGTAGATCCAAAGACTTCTGAGGACACATTGGCCCATATAATATCCCAAACAactaaagaggaagaagaattCCAAGCAGAGCTGAATTTTCAAAAGCAG GTCCAGCAGgatttgattgattttgagAAGAAGGTGTCTCTGATGGAAGTGATAATGAAAGTAAAGAAAGCAGTAGATGACATAACAAT GCAGAGTGATGAATTGGAATTTAAGTTTGCTTCCCTCAGAGAGGAGTTGCAGAGGAGTTTTATTTGTCCGAGTTGTCATTTAGATAATGTGGAGGCTCTGAGTGGATTTGATCAG GTCAAACTATCACTTGCAACCTAG
- the LOC115976768 gene encoding uncharacterized protein LOC115976768 isoform X2 produces the protein MAGNDPQRQLLTLIRDFASEKSQGERRVVGLKKRIEELRYELDTANAELEDAKRAKETAEQELKGYEVELTMNEASIQALEARISLIQDEVSTIGYDVEALKNTEGALRDEFISQMVELNARIRKFHQETMTCDVHHENHVGMATGDSIETKDKHVMEVTEVDPKTSEDTLAHIISQTTKEEEEFQAELNFQKQVQQDLIDFEKKVSLMEVIMKVKKAVDDITMQSDELEFKFASLREELQRSFICPSCHLDNVEALSGFDQVKLSLAT, from the exons ATGGCGGGAAATGATCCTCAGAGGCAGCTCCTAACCCTAATTCGCGATTTCGCATCTGAAAAATCGCAAGGAG AGCGAAGAGTAGTTGGCTTGAAAAAGCGAATCGAAGAACTTCGATATGAGCTCGACACAGCAAATGCGGAGCTTGAAGATGCCAAGCGCGCAAAAGAAACCGCTGAGCAAGAGCTTAAAGGCTACGAAGTTGAATTGACTATGAACGAAGCTTCGATTCAAGCCCTAGAG GCAAGGATTTCTCTGATTCAGGACGAAGTATCCACCATTGGATATGATGTGGAAGCTCTGAAG AATACTGAAGGAGCTTTGCG AGATGAGTTTATAAGCCAAATGGTTGAGCTCAACGCTAGGATAAG GAAATTTCACCAAGAGACAATGACTTGTGATGTACACCATGAAAATCATGTTGGAATGGCAACAGGTGATAGCATTG AAACCAAAGACAAACACGTGATGGAAGTCACTGAAGTAGATCCAAAGACTTCTGAGGACACATTGGCCCATATAATATCCCAAACAactaaagaggaagaagaattCCAAGCAGAGCTGAATTTTCAAAAGCAG GTCCAGCAGgatttgattgattttgagAAGAAGGTGTCTCTGATGGAAGTGATAATGAAAGTAAAGAAAGCAGTAGATGACATAACAAT GCAGAGTGATGAATTGGAATTTAAGTTTGCTTCCCTCAGAGAGGAGTTGCAGAGGAGTTTTATTTGTCCGAGTTGTCATTTAGATAATGTGGAGGCTCTGAGTGGATTTGATCAG GTCAAACTATCACTTGCAACCTAG
- the LOC115976768 gene encoding uncharacterized protein LOC115976768 isoform X1, which yields MAGNDPQRQLLTLIRDFASEKSQGERRVVGLKKRIEELRYELDTANAELEDAKRAKETAEQELKGYEVELTMNEASIQALEARISLIQDEVSTIGYDVEALKVLNTEGALRDEFISQMVELNARIRKFHQETMTCDVHHENHVGMATGDSIETKDKHVMEVTEVDPKTSEDTLAHIISQTTKEEEEFQAELNFQKQVQQDLIDFEKKVSLMEVIMKVKKAVDDITMQSDELEFKFASLREELQRSFICPSCHLDNVEALSGFDQVKLSLAT from the exons ATGGCGGGAAATGATCCTCAGAGGCAGCTCCTAACCCTAATTCGCGATTTCGCATCTGAAAAATCGCAAGGAG AGCGAAGAGTAGTTGGCTTGAAAAAGCGAATCGAAGAACTTCGATATGAGCTCGACACAGCAAATGCGGAGCTTGAAGATGCCAAGCGCGCAAAAGAAACCGCTGAGCAAGAGCTTAAAGGCTACGAAGTTGAATTGACTATGAACGAAGCTTCGATTCAAGCCCTAGAG GCAAGGATTTCTCTGATTCAGGACGAAGTATCCACCATTGGATATGATGTGGAAGCTCTGAAGGTACTG AATACTGAAGGAGCTTTGCG AGATGAGTTTATAAGCCAAATGGTTGAGCTCAACGCTAGGATAAG GAAATTTCACCAAGAGACAATGACTTGTGATGTACACCATGAAAATCATGTTGGAATGGCAACAGGTGATAGCATTG AAACCAAAGACAAACACGTGATGGAAGTCACTGAAGTAGATCCAAAGACTTCTGAGGACACATTGGCCCATATAATATCCCAAACAactaaagaggaagaagaattCCAAGCAGAGCTGAATTTTCAAAAGCAG GTCCAGCAGgatttgattgattttgagAAGAAGGTGTCTCTGATGGAAGTGATAATGAAAGTAAAGAAAGCAGTAGATGACATAACAAT GCAGAGTGATGAATTGGAATTTAAGTTTGCTTCCCTCAGAGAGGAGTTGCAGAGGAGTTTTATTTGTCCGAGTTGTCATTTAGATAATGTGGAGGCTCTGAGTGGATTTGATCAG GTCAAACTATCACTTGCAACCTAG